TCAAGTGCATATCAAATGCCGATGCAAGGCAATATCTTGCTAATATCAAACGTTTGATTGTATCAATCTGGCGATCACAGATAATATACGCAAATATGGTCGATTATGTATATAAGGCTAATGGGATTTGAGACAGCCTCTGACGTCCCGAAATAGCCCTCTCACTTATCATTCTCCTTGAGAAACCAATCTGCCGCCAGGTCATCCCAATTCGGATTCATCGACTCTATAAGCTGAAGCTTCCAAGCCCTATTCCATTTCTTTATTTGTTTCTCTCGGGCTATGGCAGCATTCACATCTGAAGTTTGGTCGAAATAGACAAGCATATTAACATTATACTTCTTGGTGAAGCCTTCTAGCTTTCCTTGCTTGTGTTCATACATTCTGCGCTGGAGATTATTAGTAACGCCGACATATAGTGTTCCATTTCTCTTGCTTGCAAGAATGTATACGTAGTATTGGTTCATCTTTTTCTAGATTCCCACATCCACATAAACAATGTTATTTCCGGCCGCTCCAACAACCGTGTCATTCCCGACTTGATCGGGAATCCAGAGAGTTTGCGCCCTAATACGGCAACAGCGCCTAGATTCCCGCTTTCGCGGGAATGACAGATTATCACATCTGTTGTTTATTGCTTTTAGGATAACGGCTTTCCGTAACAACTGAATCATGTCCGGCATCAGGGG
The DNA window shown above is from bacterium and carries:
- a CDS encoding GIY-YIG nuclease family protein, with product MNQYYVYILASKRNGTLYVGVTNNLQRRMYEHKQGKLEGFTKKYNVNMLVYFDQTSDVNAAIAREKQIKKWNRAWKLQLIESMNPNWDDLAADWFLKENDK